CCTCCGGGGGAGCGTCCTCGCCCGGCGCCGCCGCCGGCGGTTCCTCCGGCGGCTCCGGGTCGGGCCTCAGCCGCGGCTTCGTACGGCCGCTGGAGGTGTCCCGCAGGTACGACCCGTCACCCGGTTCCGCGGCCGCGGAAGGGTCCCGCCGCCGCAGGTACCGCTCGAACTCGCGGGCGATCGCGTCCCCCGACGCCTCGGGGAGGTCGGCGGTGTCCCGCGCCTCCTCCAGCGTCTGGACGTACTCCGCCACCTCGCTGTCCTCGGCGGCCAGTTGGTCCACCCCCAGCTGCCACGCCCGCGCGTCCTCCGGCAGTTCGCCGAGCGGGATGCGGATGTCGAGCAGGTCTTCCAGCCGGTTCAGCAGCGCCAGCGTCGCCTTCGGGTTCGGCGGCTGCGACACGTAGTGCGGCACCGCCGCCCACAGCGACACCGCCGGGACGCCCGCGTGCGTGCAGGCCTCCTGGAGGACCCCCACGATCCCCGTCGGGCCCTCGTACTTCGTCTCCTCCAGGTCCATCGTCCGAGCCAGGTCGGCGTCCGACGTCACCCCGCTGACCGGGACCGGCCGGGTGTGCGGGGTGTCGCCCAGCAGCGCGCCCAGGATGACCACCATCTCCACGCCCAGCTCGTGCGCGAAGGCGAGGATCTCGTTGCAGAACGAACGCCAGCGCATCGAGGGTTCGATCCCGCGCACCAGCACCAGGTCACGCGGCTTCGCACCGCCGATCCGGACCACCGAGAGCCGGGTCGTCGGCCAGGTGATCTTGCGAACCCCGTTCTCCAGCCACACCGTCGGCCGGTTGACCTGGAAGTCGTAGTAGTCCTCGGCGTCCAGAGCCGCGAAGACCTCGCCCTTCCACTCCCGGTCCAGGTGCGTGACAGCACCGGAGGCGGCGTCACCC
This Streptomyces sp. NBC_00539 DNA region includes the following protein-coding sequences:
- a CDS encoding PAC2 family protein, whose translation is MIELEGVPELIDPVMVAAFEGWNDAGDAASGAVTHLDREWKGEVFAALDAEDYYDFQVNRPTVWLENGVRKITWPTTRLSVVRIGGAKPRDLVLVRGIEPSMRWRSFCNEILAFAHELGVEMVVILGALLGDTPHTRPVPVSGVTSDADLARTMDLEETKYEGPTGIVGVLQEACTHAGVPAVSLWAAVPHYVSQPPNPKATLALLNRLEDLLDIRIPLGELPEDARAWQLGVDQLAAEDSEVAEYVQTLEEARDTADLPEASGDAIAREFERYLRRRDPSAAAEPGDGSYLRDTSSGRTKPRLRPDPEPPEEPPAAAPGEDAPPEA